The Clostridium sp. DL-VIII DNA window AAGATAACTTTATCTATATTCAATATGTTCTGGAATACATTTGGATTTCTTAAGTAAATATCATTCTTGTTTAGCAATGAGATGTAGTTCTTAATTCCAGAATTTAAAGCTACTGATGTGGCTTTAGGGCTTAATACTAAAAATACAGAGAATGCATTTAAAATATTATTGGTGAATATATAACTCAAACCAGCAGCCCATATTGCAAAATTAGTAACTTTGCTTTGAAATTTTTTACTTCTATTGTTAAGATAAAATTTTTCCGGTGAAATATCTTGTTTTTCTGTGAAGTTTGGTAATTTAAGGATTCTAATTGTTAGTTCACCAGAAATTATTGCAGTTCCCTCATGAATTTTAGCTCCTTTACTTATACGTGAAATTATAGGCTGACCTGAGTGATATAAAGTATTTATGACTGCATTTCCATCTTCAATAATACCTTCGACAGGTATCACTTCACCAGTATTACCATAAATAAAATCTCCAATTTTCAAGGTATCTATTGAAACTAAAATTTTATCTCCATTAAGCGATTTAATCCAAGCCATTTTATAATTAATATTATATGAATCTATCAGTGCTTTTCTACTTTCAACTTCGGCAGAAAATTTAATGTAGTCATTTAAGGCTTTCAGCATAAGAACTAAAATACCTTTAGAGCTTTCTCTCATAATAGTAAAAGATAAAGCAGTAAGCTCTAGTAAAATATCTTCATTTGCTGGCAGCGGTTTTGCAAATTTTTTATATAGCTTTTTAATTAATGGATATCCACTAACAATGGTCACTAAAGAAGCAACCTTGAGTACAGTTAAATTTCTGCTTATTGGAAACTTACCATAAGTAGAGTTTTTTATTTTAAGAAAAATATAAAATAAGCTCCAAAATAAAAATTTTCTTTTGGATCTTTTTTTATTGTCTATTGCATGAAAATATTCTTGGAAATTATTTAATTTGGTATTATCTGTAATAATGCTCGTAGAGAGAGCATTTTCTACATCTTCTTTAAGTATATGTAAGTTTGTTTTTTTAATATCATACATAATTAGAATTGAGCCAGTACGTTTGGTGATTTTAGTAGATTTTACCCCATATAGGCTCAATATGTATTTTTCTATGTGTTCTGAAAGCTCTGTATTATAATATATATTTAACGACTTAAATCGTACTCTTCCTGGTAAAGCACTTAAGCATTCCAAAATAAATCACCTCATCAATATTAGAATTAAATGAATATCATTTTTTTAATTCATTTAATCTGCTTTCAAGCAGAACTGCTTGTTCCTTTAGTTCTTTAAAACTATTAATTATATCATCATCTTTTATAGTATTTCTAGAAAAGCTATTATTATTTGAAGAATAATTCAATGTATTTTTTTTTATTGAACTATATAAGGAATTACCTAAAAAGCCTAAAGTAAATCCCAAAAGCAATTTCTTATTATTTAATATCATTTAAATACCTCCAGTTATTACATAATGCTTTTTCTAATTATGTCCGTTGAAATACAATTTATACAATAGAGTGTTATTAAAATTTTTTAAACATTGCATATTTTACTATGGCTTTGCCTACATGTTCAGTATTAGTATTTTCTGTTTCCTTAAAAAAGTAATTACTTATTCTCGAAGATGTAGTCATAAAAGCATTTAGTATTTCCTTTTCAAGTGACGGATCTTCCTTTATTGCTTTTAAGCTGAGTGTTATAATTTCGTTGACTCTTTTTTCTATAGATGATAAATCCATTTCAATTGTTTCTAAAGTTTTTTTGCTTTCCATAAATAGTAACTCCTTAATATTGTTTTTTAGTGTGCATTAATGTTTTATGTCTAATATAAAATAAATTTCCAAATGTATTTAGAAAATATAAGAGAATAGTTCCACTTAAATTTATATGTTTGATTAAAGCAAAAAAGATGCCCAATATATTTATGCTTATAGCAACAGCTTGAGATCTTACTAAGTATTCTTGGCTGATTCTACAGTCTTGAATTATCCATGGAATCTTAGATAATTCGTGGCAAGTTATGTTAATATCTTTATTGGAAGATTTGAGGCCATGAAGTATACCTAATATAAGGCTTCTATCTATATCATTAATGTTTGGGAAAACGTTTTCTTGAGTAATTATTAAATTATTGTGCTTAGCATCTTCTTTAATATTATAAAGTCCAAGTGTTTTATTTGCATATAATATTAATTTCTTATTTTGATCATCTTCAAGAATAGCTATATTATTAATTCCAATATATCTCAGGTTTTTTATTAAACTTCTAGCTTCTATGTTAATTGGATCAGTTACTTTTTTTGCATATATAAAACCGTCTATTTCAGGATGGTCCATTAATTTTGGATTTTTTAAGTAACAATCATTAAATACTATTTGGGGATGTATTAAAATATAATTGATGTTTCTAATACGCTCTATAGAATTAGCTTCTTTAATATGAATATCATTTAAAGCAGCATTTTCTAATATGTACTTAAGTGAAACATATGAATTAATATATAATATTGCAGGAATCCCAAAAATAAGAGAACAAAGAGTATAAATAGGTTCAGCCGTAAAAAGTAAAAAAGAAGCTGCAGATATTGATATGGCTAAAAGCCTGTGAGATAGAGATTTTGTACCTGAAAATAATTCCTTGGAAAAAATATTTAATTTATTTTCAGTATAAGTTATACTATTTAAATTATTTATTTTAATATGTGATGAAGATATGACATTGCATATCAAATCTTCATCAATACAATATGAATCATAAGTTAACAATATATTTCCGGTTTTTATATTAATATGAATTGAATCTATACTAGGAATTGATTTTAGAAGATTTTTTATATTTATAACTGCACTTAAATTTCCTTTAAGCCCCTCTATATATAAACGTATTCTTCCTGGAATTGACGATAACTTTTTTATATTCATATTTGGTTTTAACCTTCAGCATTAGGCATCATGGTTGATCTTCTTTTTTTATTTTCATATTGAGCTTCTGCAACTATATCCTCTAAGCCCTCACGTGCATGAGCAACCTTTTCTGAAGCGTAATCAGTCATGGAGAAAACTGCGCGCATAGTACCAACAGTAGCTTTTCTCATTGGAGAGGCAACCATGTTCATAAAAGAAAAATTATTTTTTCTGGTATTACTGAACATTTTAGTTGTTTCTTTTTCTTCAATCACAGAATCGATTTTTTCCATAAGTTCCTTTAGGTTATTGTTTATAACTGTAAAATTATTTTCCATTTGCTTAATATTATTTTCTTTTTGAGCATTTTCCTTTTCTATGCTATCCAATTTTTGAAGCAATGAGTCGTATTTTCCTTTAAGTCCATTGATCTCTTGGTTTAATTCTTCTATTTCTTCCATATAAATTACCTCCAAAGTATTTATTTTTATAAAATTTTAATATTTATTGTACCCATATATAAAGAAAATATAATAGGGATTTAAAAAAATTTATATATGGTATAAATTTTGCAATATTTTTACATACTGACAATAAGAGGAGGGTATAACATGAAAATAAAAACTAATCAAAAGGCTTCAATATCATTAGTTATTATGTTTGCAGGTTTTCTCCTTACGCTATTTTCATCAGATAATATAATTATAATGATGATACTTAGAAGTGGATTTGAAGCAGGCCTAGTAGGTGGGATTGCAGATTGGTTTGCAGTAACAGCACTTTTTCGCTATCCTTTTGGTATCCAAATTCCTCATACTGCATTACTGCCAAAGAATCGTCAAAAAATAACTACAGCCTTGGTTTCAATTGTAGAGAACAATTTATTGAATAAGGCCAGCATTATTAATAAGGTTCAGGAGTTGAATGTTGTAAGAAGGGTTTTAAATATATGTAAAAATAATATGTATTCTAAAGAAGTAAAATCAAAGATTAACTACATTATAAAAAGCACCATAGATTATATTTCTATAGATAAACTTTCATTATACTTACTCGATTTAATAGGAGGTTATCTAAATAAGTTAGACTCTAGAAAACTTCTGGAGACAGGAGTTAAAATATTTTTACAGAATAATTATGAAGAAAAAATTCTAGATGCTTTGATTAAGAAATGCACGGAATTAGTACAGAAAGAGGAAATAAAAAAGGAAGCAGGGGATATAGTATTTAGTACTGTAAAAAAATTAGGATCAAGTAAGATAAAACAATACATGCTAAATACAGTAATAGATATTGTAGGAAAGGATAAAATAGGCAGCATAGTTCAAAATTTAATTATTTCTGCGCTTAATGACTTAAAGAAGTCAGATAGTTTAAACAGAAAAATGATTCTTGAACTAATGGAGAACAATATAAAGAGTATTAGCAGCGATGAAATAATTATACAAAAGATAGATGAGTTTAAAAGCAGCGTGCCTGATAATGTTAAGTTAAATGATTTTATAGTAGAAAGCTTAAATGGATTAAAAAGTAGAATTTTAATATATATTAATGATGATAATTATATAGAAAAAATAATGCTGCCATCAATAGATAAGGTAATAGAAAAAGCTTTATCAAATGTTGAATTAATAGATAAATTAGAGGAGTATATACAGGGGCAGGCATCAGAATATATTAATAATAATCACGAGAAAATAGGAAAGCTTGTAAAAGAAAACATTGAAAAGATAGACACTAAGACATTAATAGAATTAATAGAATATAAGGTTGGAGATGACTTGCAGTGGATAAGAGTAAATGGAGCAATTTGCGGATTTTTTATTGGTTTGATATTAGGAATAATCAGAGTAGTATTTAGGTAACAAGTTTAAGTATGCCTTTACCATATAGTTCTATAAAGATTTTTTTAAGCTAGTATTCTGAATTAATTAAAAAGAATATTAATTGAAGAAGACCATTTCGTAGATCACATTTTAGATTTAGTAAAAAACCTTTTAATTGTTCAAGTATAATATCACTATGTTTTTGTTTTTGATTTTTTAAACTTATGCTGCCAAGAATTTTTTTGGGAAAATTCGAACCATTAAAAGCATAGTTAATTATTTTGCCCTGGCAGCATACCTCAAACATCTTTGATGAAGATTTATCTAAAACCCACTCACAAAAGCTCAATACTTTTTCTGTTCTTCTAAATTCGTTAATATTATTTTCAACGCAATGAATATGTTGTTCCTTTTCATTATTCTTATTAAAATATATAGCACATTTAGAAAAACTACAATTTATTATTTTACTTATTTTATATATCACAGTTTCAATAAAAGCTTTTATCTCATGCTCAGAAAGATTAAGACATTTAATAACATCATTAAAGTTTTTTACATAACCCCTTATATATGACTCATAAATCAAATAAATAGATTTTAGACGTATTTCAAAAAATGTATCAAGTTCTTGCTCTAATACTTCTATACATTTTTCTTCGATTAAATGCATATGCATACCCATAACATATTCTTCTTTAGCTACCATAGCCAACACCTGCCTCTATTTAATTTTGATTACAAATAAGATAATAAACGACCAATGTAAAATTTATTTAAATTTAAAGTTAATTTAATATTAAATGTTCATGTAAATATTGGCATTTATAAGAATACAAAGATTTTCATGAATAAATATTTTTTTGCTGGAAAAAATTTATTTATCTTTCAACAAATGAGGAACATACAATTAACGTAAAATAAAAATAGTAGGAGGAAAAGATGTCTTTAGCTTATAAAATAACTAACAATGAAATACTATATAAAAGAGTAAGGGTGTATATACAATATATTTATAGAGATGCAGAAAAAGCTTTAGATATAGAAAGATTAGCTAATAATATAATTGGAGTTAAGTATTGTAAGGCAAATGCATTTACAGGAAGTTTATTAATTGTTTACGACGATAAACTAATAAATGAGCAATTTGTAAAAAAACAAATATATAGATTAATTTCCACAAGAATAAAAAACAGTGAACCCATAGATATAGAAGCAGCATCTTTAAAACATAGAAAAGCTATAAATTTTGAAAATGTAGAAAAAAACCTAAAAACACATGAAGCAAAAGGAACTCTTAACAAAGTTTCAAGATCACCAAGCAGTAAAGATTATCACGCAATCAAAGTATCTGATATTGAAAAAGAGCTTGGCACTAATTTTGCAAATGGTCTTTTAAAAGCCCAGGTAGATAGTAAAATAAGAGAAATAGGATTAAATGTTATATCAGAAGCGAAAAAAAAATCACTAATTAGGAGAGTTTTTGAAAACATTAATGAATTTTCTACTAAATTACTAGTTGGTGTAGGAACATTATCATTTATATTAGGTCAGATTGCAGATGCAGTAGCTATCTTGGGACTTACAGCTATTGAGACTATACTAAGCACATTACAGCAGCATAAAGCGGAAAAATCTTTATATTCTCTTAAAGAAATGATGGTGCGCAATGCAACAGTAATACGTAATGGAAAAAGGTATATTATAGATGCAAAGTATGTTGTTCCGGGAGACGTAATTATTATTGAAGCAGGAGAAAAAGTACCGGCAGATGCTAGAATAATAGAATGTTATGACCTGAAGGCTTCAGAAGCAGTTCTTACAGGTGAGAGTGCAGCAGTTTGTAAAAGCAGTGATATATGTAATAAGGATGAAGAATTAGCTAATAGATATAATATGATTTACATGGGGACTAATATACTATCTGGTCGAGGCACAGCTGTTGTCGTTGCTACAGGATTAAATACTGAAATGGGAAAAATTGCATTTATGCTTCAGAATATAAAAAATGAATCTGCTCCTATTGAGAAGAAAATAAAGAAATTTACTAACAAAATTACTAAATTAGCGTTTGTAATTTGTATGGGGGTAAGCGCTTTAGGAGCGTTTAGAGGATTATCGTTAGTACAAGTATTTATCTTTGGAGTAAGTTTTGCTATAGGAGCAATACCTGAAAGTTTGCCAGCAGTAGTAACAGCGGCTATGTCTGTTTCGGTTCAAAAGATGGCCTCAAAGAATGCGATTGTAAGGAAATTACAGGCGGTTGAGAGCCTGGGAGCTGCAGATATAATATGTTGTGATAAAACAGGAACTCTTACTGTGAATGAAATGACTGTTAAAGAAATTCATGTTGATAATAATATATATGAGGTTATAGGTTCGGGATATAAGCCTAAAGGAGATATAATACTTAAGTCTGGAGAAATAAATAAAAAAGAATCTTTAGATAAAATAATAACTGCGGGTGTACTCTGCAACAACTCTAACATATCTAACTGTGATGGAAAGTGGCAGGTTCATGGTGACCCAACAGAAGGCGCTTTATTAATAGCTGCATCTAAAAATAATATGGCAGTAGATGAGATAATTAATAAATATAAAAGAGTAGAAGAAATTCCATTTGATAGTTCAACTAGATACATGACAGTTTTAGTTGAAGACAAAGAAGAAAGAGAAGCTTATTGTAAAGGTTCAGTAAGTAAAGTATTAGATAAATGTACAAGAATTTATGAGAATGGTAGTGAAAGATTGATTACCAGCAATGATAAGGAAAATTTACAGCAGATTGCAGATGAAATGGGATCAAAAGCACTGAGAGTCTTAGCTTTTGCTTATAAGAAAATATTAAAAGACAGTAAAAATATAGATAATAATTTTGTATTTTTAGGATTAGTCGGTATGGAAGATCCGCCAAGGGAAGAAGTAAAAGAATGTATAAGAAAGTGCGAAGGAGCAGGTATAAAGGTAGTAATGATAACAGGAGATAATAAAAATACAGCCGCAGCTATAGGGAGAAAAATAGGACTTTTAACAGATGGGATAGTAATGTCAGGAACTGAATTAAATGATATGAGTGATGATGAATTAGCTTCTATAATTAATAAAATACAAGTTTTTGCAAGAACGTCACCTGAGCAGAAGTATAAAATAGTAAAAGCTTTTAAGAAAGCAGGAAAAGTAGTCGCGATGACAGGTGATGGTGTGAATGACGCACCAGCTATTAAAGAAGCAGATATAGGAATAGCTATGGGAAAAAACGGAAGTGATGTTGCTAGAGATACAGCAGATATAATTCTTACTGACGATAATTTTTCAACGATAGTAGCAGCTATTGAAGAGGGCAGAACAGTAAATATGAATATAAGAAATTCAATGAGATATTTGTTTACAGGATGTTTAGGGGAAATAATAGCTATATTATCTGCATCAGTGCTTGGTGGTATTCCAATGCTTCTATCCTTACAAATATTATGGATAGATGTTGTATCTGAATCTATATTGGGAGCAGCATTGACTTTTGAAAAGCCAGCTAAGGATATAATGGAAAATCCTCCAATATCAAACGATTATGAAATTATTGATAAGAAACTTAAGAAAAATATATTAAAGACAGGAGCTATAGTTGGTTTAGCAACATTTGGAGTATTTAAAGGGGCGTTATTGTTTGGAGCCAGTTTGCAAAAGGCGAGGACATTAGCTTTTACTAATTTGGTTATTTCACAGATGTTTACTGTGTACGATTGCAGAAATGATAAAAGTAGGAAAAATAAATATATGAATATTTCAACTATTGCATGTTTAATAATGCTTGGAGGAATATTATATATTCCTAATATGAGTTCATTTTTTTCCACAGTATCATTAAATATGAAAGATATACTACTTATTTCAGGAACTACGACATTATCAAAGATTTAAAGGATAGGGCACAATCAATATATAGGTTTTAAATGATTTAACAGCAAAATTTATTTAAAATCTATATATTTTTTATTTATACGAACATTTAAGTAATGTAAATATTCACTTAAGATTGAATTAAATCTTAGTTAAAGCATAGATTTTAAGTTATAAAATAGTATATATTTTGATTAAATAGTACAAAAAAATAACTAATATCTGAAGCTACTTATTTTAGAGCTTTACATGTCGCTAAAGGAGAGGATATGACTATGATAAAAAAAATGAATTTTGGAACTAAAATAAACATAATTATAGTGGCAGTAATATTTATGTGTTACATAGGGGTATTCTCAAGTATACTAATACAAATAAAATCAAAAAGCATAAATGATAGTGAAACGTTAGCAAAAGAAATAACGTCATCATATGCAACGCAGATTACATCTAATTTTGAAGGATTAGAAGTTATAGGAGAAGATCTAAGAAATTCTTTAATCAAGCAAATAGATCTTAACTTACAAAACAGAGATTTAGTTATTGAAATGCAGAAGGGAATATTAAATGAACATCCTGAAGTATTTGGAGTGACTGTTGCCTTTGAAGCAAATGCATTTGATGGAAAAGATGAAGAGTATAAAGGCAGAAAAGAATTTGCAGAGAATGGAATGTTTATACCATATGCAAGCAGGGATGGTAATCAAGTAGTAGTTTTACCAGCTTATGATGATCAAACAGATATGACTTGGTATAATAAGCCAAAAGAATTAAAAGGAACTTATATTACAGAACCGACAGTCTACAATGTAAATGGACAAGACGTCTCAATGGTATCTTTAGCAATGCCGATACTAGATGATACAGGGAAATTTTTAGGTGTAATATCACTAGATTATAAACTTGATACATTAGAGGAATTAGTGTTAGAGAAAAAGCCACTTGGTGGAACTGTTGAATTAATATCGAACAAGGGGATTTACATAGCTAGTGGGGAAG harbors:
- a CDS encoding HAD-IC family P-type ATPase — translated: MSLAYKITNNEILYKRVRVYIQYIYRDAEKALDIERLANNIIGVKYCKANAFTGSLLIVYDDKLINEQFVKKQIYRLISTRIKNSEPIDIEAASLKHRKAINFENVEKNLKTHEAKGTLNKVSRSPSSKDYHAIKVSDIEKELGTNFANGLLKAQVDSKIREIGLNVISEAKKKSLIRRVFENINEFSTKLLVGVGTLSFILGQIADAVAILGLTAIETILSTLQQHKAEKSLYSLKEMMVRNATVIRNGKRYIIDAKYVVPGDVIIIEAGEKVPADARIIECYDLKASEAVLTGESAAVCKSSDICNKDEELANRYNMIYMGTNILSGRGTAVVVATGLNTEMGKIAFMLQNIKNESAPIEKKIKKFTNKITKLAFVICMGVSALGAFRGLSLVQVFIFGVSFAIGAIPESLPAVVTAAMSVSVQKMASKNAIVRKLQAVESLGAADIICCDKTGTLTVNEMTVKEIHVDNNIYEVIGSGYKPKGDIILKSGEINKKESLDKIITAGVLCNNSNISNCDGKWQVHGDPTEGALLIAASKNNMAVDEIINKYKRVEEIPFDSSTRYMTVLVEDKEEREAYCKGSVSKVLDKCTRIYENGSERLITSNDKENLQQIADEMGSKALRVLAFAYKKILKDSKNIDNNFVFLGLVGMEDPPREEVKECIRKCEGAGIKVVMITGDNKNTAAAIGRKIGLLTDGIVMSGTELNDMSDDELASIINKIQVFARTSPEQKYKIVKAFKKAGKVVAMTGDGVNDAPAIKEADIGIAMGKNGSDVARDTADIILTDDNFSTIVAAIEEGRTVNMNIRNSMRYLFTGCLGEIIAILSASVLGGIPMLLSLQILWIDVVSESILGAALTFEKPAKDIMENPPISNDYEIIDKKLKKNILKTGAIVGLATFGVFKGALLFGASLQKARTLAFTNLVISQMFTVYDCRNDKSRKNKYMNISTIACLIMLGGILYIPNMSSFFSTVSLNMKDILLISGTTTLSKI
- a CDS encoding HAD-IC family P-type ATPase, which encodes MECLSALPGRVRFKSLNIYYNTELSEHIEKYILSLYGVKSTKITKRTGSILIMYDIKKTNLHILKEDVENALSTSIITDNTKLNNFQEYFHAIDNKKRSKRKFLFWSLFYIFLKIKNSTYGKFPISRNLTVLKVASLVTIVSGYPLIKKLYKKFAKPLPANEDILLELTALSFTIMRESSKGILVLMLKALNDYIKFSAEVESRKALIDSYNINYKMAWIKSLNGDKILVSIDTLKIGDFIYGNTGEVIPVEGIIEDGNAVINTLYHSGQPIISRISKGAKIHEGTAIISGELTIRILKLPNFTEKQDISPEKFYLNNRSKKFQSKVTNFAIWAAGLSYIFTNNILNAFSVFLVLSPKATSVALNSGIKNYISLLNKNDIYLRNPNVFQNILNIDKVIFDKTGTLTYGKMNIISIISFDNKYSKEELLKICTACEYEHFHPISITLQDACSNFEISKLNNSVLLPSEGIKANYDNKEILIGNMKLMVDNQIDISQGIKNYMEYQEKSLPPIFITVNKTLTGMLIIDDIIKKDSRELINRLRYDGIDNIAILTGDSYSKAQKVGLELGISQIYADMNYCEKANIVKNESTENTVMMIGDGINDALAMKAADVSVSFANSSYDMIKLHSDCLIYDDNLTKLADLIFLSKASYIAINRTILFSKIYNITLGFIAFAGGLDIFAAKSLNTLNSLLVLLLNQRIYYISR
- a CDS encoding DUF445 domain-containing protein is translated as MKIKTNQKASISLVIMFAGFLLTLFSSDNIIIMMILRSGFEAGLVGGIADWFAVTALFRYPFGIQIPHTALLPKNRQKITTALVSIVENNLLNKASIINKVQELNVVRRVLNICKNNMYSKEVKSKINYIIKSTIDYISIDKLSLYLLDLIGGYLNKLDSRKLLETGVKIFLQNNYEEKILDALIKKCTELVQKEEIKKEAGDIVFSTVKKLGSSKIKQYMLNTVIDIVGKDKIGSIVQNLIISALNDLKKSDSLNRKMILELMENNIKSISSDEIIIQKIDEFKSSVPDNVKLNDFIVESLNGLKSRILIYINDDNYIEKIMLPSIDKVIEKALSNVELIDKLEEYIQGQASEYINNNHEKIGKLVKENIEKIDTKTLIELIEYKVGDDLQWIRVNGAICGFFIGLILGIIRVVFR
- a CDS encoding HMA2 domain-containing protein, which encodes MNIKKLSSIPGRIRLYIEGLKGNLSAVINIKNLLKSIPSIDSIHINIKTGNILLTYDSYCIDEDLICNVISSSHIKINNLNSITYTENKLNIFSKELFSGTKSLSHRLLAISISAASFLLFTAEPIYTLCSLIFGIPAILYINSYVSLKYILENAALNDIHIKEANSIERIRNINYILIHPQIVFNDCYLKNPKLMDHPEIDGFIYAKKVTDPINIEARSLIKNLRYIGINNIAILEDDQNKKLILYANKTLGLYNIKEDAKHNNLIITQENVFPNINDIDRSLILGILHGLKSSNKDINITCHELSKIPWIIQDCRISQEYLVRSQAVAISINILGIFFALIKHINLSGTILLYFLNTFGNLFYIRHKTLMHTKKQY